The Deltaproteobacteria bacterium genomic sequence TGAAATCCCGCCCTGAAAAGGACGGCTATTTGGTTGAGGCGCACGCCTTCGAGGGAAAGCCCCCTGATTTTGTCGATGATGAAGCGCGACTGACAGTTTTCATCGGAGGTAATCACCAGACACGGAAGGCGCTCGCTTTTTTTCCTGGAAAAAAGGGTCTTGGTGTACTTCAGAGCCGCCTGGTCGATGATCTGGTTGGTCAAATGCAGGATGGGCTGCACGCTTCTGTAGTTTTCCTCGAGACGGATGATGGTGGTTCCGGGGAAGCGATCCGGAAAGGAAAGAATGTTCCTGACTTCGGCTCCCCTGAAAGCATAGATGCTCTGGGAGTCGTCACCGACCACCATGATGTTGCCGCTGCCGCCTGTCAGGAGATAGACAATGTCCGCCTGAATCTGATTGGTATCCTGGTATTCGTCCACCATTACGAATTGAAAAGCCGATGAAATCTGTTGCCGGATGTCCGGAAAATCATTCAGCAATTTGCGAAAATTTATCAGAAGATCGTCGTAGTCCATCAGGTTATGGCGGTTCTTATGGGTGTCGTAGGCGGCGTAGAGCTGCGTCAGCGCTTCCATGTGGATCGAAAAATGGGGGGCGTCGTCGTAGATGACGTCCTCTAATGACGCCACTTTGTTGACGCTCCGGCTGAACAGGCTGGCCAGGGTGTTTTTTTTGGGAAAGGAGCGGTCCTTTTCCCCCAGTCCCATCTCCTTCCTGAGCATGACGATCAGGTTTTCCATGTCGGCGCGGTCGATGATGGTAAAGTGCCGCTCATAGCCCAAATGGGCCGCATACCGGCGCAGCATGGTGTTGGCAAAGGAATGAAACGTGCCTCCGGCGACATTTTCGCAACGGTCGTCCAGCAGCATGGCCGCCCGCTGCAGCATTTCCTGGGAGGCCTTGCGGGTGAAGGTCAGCAGCAGTATGGCTCGCGGCGGCACGCCTTCTTCCACGAGTCGCGCCACCCGGTAGGTCAGCGTTCTGGTTTTGCCGCTGCCGGCTCCGGCGATAACCAGCAGAGGGCCCTGGTCGAATTTGACGGCTTCGTATTGCGAAGCGTTCAGGTGGTTTTTGTAATCGATCATTCTTAAAATTTGAAACGCCCAACTTGGGTTTTTTGTTACGGTTCCGTCATGCGGCGGTCGCGTTATTGGCGATCGGCAGGGGGTGACCGCTCAGCTAAGGACAACGTTGGGGCGTGTTATAGACGCCGGACGCAAAGGATGTCAACGTCGGTGTTTGAAAAATCGGCGATCGGATATATATTGAGTGTTGGCACCTTTTTGAACCGAGATAGCGAGCGCATTCCCTGCAGCTTGCTGCAGGGTAAGCGAGCGAATCATAATTGATAGAATTCCTTACGGTGAAGATTCCCCTTACGCTTGCTGCGGGGAGTGTTCAATCCGATGTCCGGTTGCCGAGATTCTTTATGTAAAGGAGGTCGTTCAAATGATTGGATCCAGATCGACATACACCCGGGGGATAGACCACATCCTGAGAGCTGCCGTTATCGCCGGCTTCATGCTTCTGCTGCTCGGTAGCTGCGTCCGCCACCCCGGCAGTGTCGCAAAAACCACCGAAACCGGTAGATCCGCCGCGCCTGCCTGGCCTCACGAAAAGAGCGACCTGGCTCCCGATCCCGACCTTTATTTCGGAAAATTGGACAACGGGTTCCGTTTCGTCTTGATGCACAACCACAATCCCGCGGGAAGGGTGAGCATGCATTTGGACGTTCAGGTGGGATCCATGCAGGAAACCGACGACCAGCAGGGGGTGGCCCATTTTCTCGAGCACATGGTCTTCAACGGATCCGAACACTTTAAACCCGGTGAACTGGTAAAATATTTTCAAAGCATCG encodes the following:
- a CDS encoding ATP-dependent helicase, encoding MIDYKNHLNASQYEAVKFDQGPLLVIAGAGSGKTRTLTYRVARLVEEGVPPRAILLLTFTRKASQEMLQRAAMLLDDRCENVAGGTFHSFANTMLRRYAAHLGYERHFTIIDRADMENLIVMLRKEMGLGEKDRSFPKKNTLASLFSRSVNKVASLEDVIYDDAPHFSIHMEALTQLYAAYDTHKNRHNLMDYDDLLINFRKLLNDFPDIRQQISSAFQFVMVDEYQDTNQIQADIVYLLTGGSGNIMVVGDDSQSIYAFRGAEVRNILSFPDRFPGTTIIRLEENYRSVQPILHLTNQIIDQAALKYTKTLFSRKKSERLPCLVITSDENCQSRFIIDKIRGLSLEGVRLNQIAVLFRAGFHSFDLEIELGREGIPFVKVGGFKFMDSAHIKDVLAHLKVIHNPEDNVSWQRILLLLEKVGPKGAARLFRDLRATGRGHRGLEHLKLKPALANSVEGLKSLFAALKPESMPIAALGESVVNYYLPILRKRFDDHPRREKDLEQLLSIMERYVDLETFLADMAIEPPSTSMEGTFATDHSKDESRLTLSTIHSAKGLEWHTVFIIWAMDGRFPALRSLHKEDVVEEELRLMYVAATRAEEHLFFTCPGQAYDRATGMLLNRPSRFLEQITEEALDTQYIF